From Alienimonas californiensis, a single genomic window includes:
- the nagB gene encoding glucosamine-6-phosphate deaminase — protein MPHPLPLTRVPALLFDSAADADSHAALVVAGLVRERNSGGQRTVLGLPTGSTPIGVYRELIRLHQEEGLDFSKVVTFNLDEYWPMPPEDRHSYHHFMRETFFDHVNIKPENAHLPPGNVPRRDVDAACAEYEAKIRKAGGIDLQLLGIGRTGHVGFNEPGSPADGRTRFVTLDPLTRADAAPGFFGEENVPLHALTMGVGTIREARKILILALGEHKAPVVRSALEDAPTDRVPATLLNGHQDLTYLLDRGAAAELTTIKMPWRTGPIDWDDRTETKAVVWVSEQAGKALTKLQTRDLLEHDLHELLRERGPVEALRNRVFDRLDATLCTHPAGDGAQKKKTVLVFSPHPDDDVISMGGTLILLCDHGHEVHVAYQTSGATAVFDHDVRRHLDFVNAFGNLFDVAPLVNADAGEELPERLIAALADKPPGEPDSPEVWKLKALIRRTEAVAAAEEAGVPRRRCHFQNLPFYETGRVKKQPISDADVQNTVELLRAVQPDQVYLAGDLRDPHGTHRRCARVVGRALEAVQAEGLDPEVWRYRGAWQEFEPHEIDRAVPISPEVTARKRRAIFKHETQKDRPVFPGHDDREFWVRAEERTKATAAAFDALGLPEHFAIEAFARGPR, from the coding sequence GTGCCGCATCCTCTGCCGCTCACCCGCGTTCCGGCCCTGCTCTTCGACAGCGCCGCCGACGCCGACTCCCACGCCGCCCTCGTCGTCGCCGGCCTCGTCCGCGAGCGCAACAGCGGCGGACAACGCACGGTGCTCGGGTTGCCGACGGGGTCCACCCCGATCGGCGTCTATCGCGAGTTGATCCGCCTGCATCAGGAGGAAGGGCTCGACTTTTCGAAGGTCGTCACCTTCAACCTGGACGAATATTGGCCGATGCCGCCGGAGGACCGGCATTCGTACCACCACTTCATGCGGGAAACGTTCTTCGACCACGTCAACATCAAGCCGGAGAACGCCCACCTGCCCCCCGGCAACGTGCCCCGCCGCGACGTGGACGCCGCCTGTGCGGAGTACGAAGCGAAGATCCGCAAGGCCGGCGGAATCGACCTGCAACTGCTGGGCATCGGCCGGACCGGGCACGTCGGCTTCAACGAACCGGGCAGCCCCGCCGACGGCCGCACCCGGTTCGTGACGCTCGACCCGCTGACCCGGGCCGACGCCGCCCCGGGCTTCTTCGGCGAGGAGAACGTGCCCCTGCACGCCCTCACGATGGGCGTCGGCACGATTCGCGAGGCGCGGAAGATCCTCATCTTGGCGCTGGGCGAACATAAGGCGCCGGTCGTGCGGTCGGCACTGGAGGACGCCCCGACCGATCGGGTCCCCGCCACCCTGCTGAACGGGCACCAAGACCTCACCTATCTGCTGGATCGCGGCGCCGCCGCGGAGCTGACCACGATCAAGATGCCGTGGCGGACCGGCCCGATCGACTGGGACGACCGCACGGAGACGAAGGCCGTGGTGTGGGTCTCGGAGCAGGCGGGCAAAGCCCTCACGAAGCTGCAGACCCGCGACCTGCTCGAGCACGATCTGCACGAGCTGCTCCGCGAACGCGGCCCGGTCGAGGCGCTGCGGAATCGCGTGTTTGACCGGCTCGACGCGACTCTCTGCACGCACCCCGCCGGGGACGGCGCGCAGAAAAAGAAGACCGTGCTGGTGTTCAGCCCGCACCCGGACGACGACGTGATCTCCATGGGCGGCACGCTGATCCTGCTGTGCGACCACGGGCACGAGGTGCACGTGGCCTACCAGACGAGCGGCGCCACCGCGGTGTTCGACCACGACGTGCGGCGCCACCTGGACTTCGTGAACGCGTTCGGAAACCTGTTCGACGTCGCCCCGCTCGTGAACGCGGACGCGGGCGAGGAGCTGCCGGAACGTCTGATCGCCGCCCTGGCCGACAAGCCGCCCGGCGAGCCGGACAGCCCGGAGGTGTGGAAGTTGAAGGCCCTGATCCGCCGCACGGAGGCCGTCGCCGCCGCCGAAGAGGCCGGCGTGCCCCGCCGCCGCTGCCACTTCCAGAACCTGCCGTTCTACGAGACCGGCCGCGTGAAGAAGCAGCCGATCAGCGACGCTGACGTGCAGAACACGGTCGAGTTACTGCGGGCCGTGCAGCCGGATCAGGTCTATCTGGCCGGCGACCTCCGCGACCCGCACGGCACCCACCGCCGCTGCGCCCGCGTGGTCGGCCGGGCGTTGGAAGCGGTGCAGGCGGAGGGCCTGGATCCGGAGGTCTGGCGCTACCGCGGGGCCTGGCAGGAGTTCGAGCCGCACGAGATCGACCGGGCGGTGCCGATCAGCCCCGAGGTGACGGCCCGTAAACGCCGGGCGATCTTCAAGCACGAAACGCAGAAGGACCGCCCCGTCTTCCCCGGGCACGACGACCGGGAGTTCTGGGTCCGGGCCGAGGAACGAACCAAGGCGACCGCCGCGGCCTTCGACGCCCTCGGTCTGCCGGAGCACTTCGCCATCGAGGCGTTCGCCCGCGGCCCGCGATAA
- a CDS encoding PIG-L deacetylase family protein, with amino-acid sequence MTAVRPAEGPPRVLAIHCHPDDLEIQCGGTLCRLADLGCEITLATLTAGDLGSADRTREEIAAVRRAEAQRSADLLGATYDCLGLNDLTITHDDASRRVVTAAVRRARPELILTAPPIDYMSDHEVASRLVRDAAFAASVPLYECGEPPTERMPHLYYCDPVGHAGPLGEPWRPGIVVDVSDQIERKLELLACHESQRGWLRKQHGIDEYLAGARRWSAARGELIGTAYAEGFRQHLGHPHPTDDLLGTLLAAERPHDAA; translated from the coding sequence ATGACCGCCGTCAGACCGGCCGAAGGCCCGCCCCGCGTGCTGGCCATCCATTGCCATCCGGACGATCTGGAAATTCAGTGCGGCGGAACCCTCTGCCGCCTCGCCGATCTCGGCTGCGAGATCACCCTGGCCACCCTCACCGCCGGCGACCTCGGCAGCGCCGACCGCACCCGCGAGGAGATCGCCGCCGTCCGCCGGGCGGAGGCGCAACGCTCCGCCGACCTGCTGGGCGCGACCTACGACTGCCTCGGCCTGAACGATCTGACGATCACGCACGACGACGCCAGCCGCCGTGTCGTCACCGCGGCGGTGCGGCGGGCCCGGCCGGAGCTGATCCTCACGGCGCCGCCGATCGACTACATGAGTGACCACGAGGTCGCCAGTCGCCTGGTCCGCGACGCCGCCTTCGCCGCCTCCGTGCCGCTGTACGAATGCGGCGAACCGCCCACCGAGCGGATGCCGCACCTCTACTACTGCGACCCGGTCGGGCACGCCGGGCCGCTGGGCGAGCCTTGGCGGCCCGGGATCGTGGTCGACGTGAGCGATCAGATCGAGCGCAAGCTGGAACTGCTGGCCTGTCACGAGAGTCAGCGGGGCTGGCTCCGGAAACAGCACGGCATCGACGAGTACCTCGCCGGCGCCCGCCGCTGGAGCGCCGCCCGGGGCGAACTGATCGGCACGGCCTACGCCGAGGGCTTCCGGCAGCATCTCGGCCACCCGCACCCGACGGACGATCTGCTGGGAACGTTGCTGGCGGCCGAACGCCCCCACGACGCGGCGTGA